A genomic segment from Daphnia carinata strain CSIRO-1 chromosome 1, CSIRO_AGI_Dcar_HiC_V3, whole genome shotgun sequence encodes:
- the LOC130691826 gene encoding PHD finger protein 12-like isoform X1, whose amino-acid sequence MANSQYDLDLSGGLMPQIQALLAPPLLEDISKEKRKDGLALHPYYRRPGRGHNRDSCDACKEGGELICCDSCPASFHLQCHDPPLEETDLPRGLWNCHSCRVKKAQDAAYALTHSIEVDDGADSDSSKNGKRSNNSTSSSTMQLLSAGQGVPEKIAGRRRTNNSDDVDVETPGVSSEKSSDREEVFENAGKVSFFGPLIKVAASMNPQQFELPPELVEPIPFPGSSKSCTSKKTGPGLKKKSHELDNGLVPLPLRACFYCSKSCRKAPMVACDFCPLVFHLDCLDPPLVCMPVGKWMCPNHPQNIEYKLLPDSRLTERVKFWSFLQKPIDHETVKINFLRKVNRKHPPFRRKVPLPGRPRMRVPLIIKNQYKHPPLLPARLTGTQPFHWSPVLPETRRSLKPFGRDESSDEEDKNEEQPQPHEEAHQIAAECKKMLSNEGEAMEEADTVLPERKNKESVEGSNSSVWSGLFAEEFKQIEKDVTNYLGTLRRGMKESHLKVFMEQLSNDLLKAMDQETLRTLAMQRVQQLILNPESRSLTVFPLPGMLSSVSNSQSTTIPQPWLHSSSASDSGNSTILFIQPIGTQSLNLFCYRVDSSQAQANVFPTQPRAFLCPLSSAYPPAPIYYRRLTIGTGADMDLSLSSYGTCKYVSGHHATVFYDEMSRHFELLNYSEHGTVVDNVVYCCDLDIDVTAKSEADSAKEKERNQSFQGLDDITRRCDKMTTSLTESNETSHCGCRIDVSSLSSAGKNGGWEGTGLLTHGSHIKFGCMQFILCISNTNEKPRFIHH is encoded by the exons ATGGCTAATTCTCAATATGATCTCGACCTCTCTGGTGGATTAATGCCT CAAATACAAGCTCTGCTTGCCCCACCTTTATTGGAAgacatttcaaaagaaaaacggaaagatGGTTTGGCATTACATCCCTACTACAGAAGACCAGGAAGAGGTCATAACCGAGATAGTTGTGATGCCTGCAAAGAGGGAGGTGAACTCATTTGCTGTGACTCTTGCCCAGCTTCTTTTCACCTTCAATGCCA TGATCCTCCATTGGAAGAGACTGATTTACCCAGAGGTCTATGGAACTGTCACAGTTGTCGTGTTAAGAAG GCTCAAGATGCTGCATATGCCCTTACTCATTCTATAGAGGTAGATGATGGGGCAGACTCTGATTCCagcaaaaatggaaaaagatcAAACAATTCAACATCAAGTTCAACAATGCAGCTGTTATCTGCTGGGCAAGGAGTACCTGAGAAGATTGCAGGTCGCCGTCGAACAAACAATTCCGATGATGTGGATGTAGAAACTCCTGGAGTAAGCTCGGAAAAATCGAGTGATAGGGAGGAAGTCTTTGAAAATGCGGGAAAGGTTTCGTTTTTTGGTCCACTCATCAAAGTAGCAGCATCCATGAATCCACAACAGTTTGAGCTACCGCCTGAGCTTGTAGAACCTATCCCGTTCCCAG gTTCCAGCAAATCATGCACTTCAAAAAAGACAGGACCTGGGCTTAAAAAGAAGTCGCATGAACTTGATAACGGACTTGTGCCGTTACCTTTGCGAGCGTGCTTCTATTGCAGCAA GAGTTGCCGCAAGGCGCCAATGGTCGCGTGTGACTTTTGCCCCCTGGTTTTCCATTTAGATTGTCTGGATCCTCCGCTTGTTTGCATGCCAGTTGGAAAGTGGATGTGCCCAAATCATCCTCAAAATATT GAGTATAAGTTGTTGCCGGATTCTCGACTTACTGAACGCGTCAAATTTTGGTCGTTTTTGCAGAAACCTATTGATCATGAAACtgttaaaattaattttctgcGTAAAGTAAACCGAAAACATCCACCCTTTCGTCGGAAGGTACCTCTGCCAGGCCGACCTCGTATGAGA GTGCCATTGATAATCAAGAATCAGTACAAGCATCCTCCTCTGCTTCCCGCTCGTCTGACAGGGACGCAACCATTCCATTGGTCGCCCGTTCTTCCTGAAACACGAAGG AGTTTGAAGCCTTTCGGAAGGGATGAATCAAGTGACGAGGAagataaaaatgaagaacaacCCCAGCCTCATGAAGAGGCTCACCAAATAGCAGCAGAATGTAAGAAAATGCTTTCGAACGAAGGCGAAGCCATGGAAGAAGCTGATACTGTGTTACctgaacgaaaaaataaagaatcggTTGAAGGGTCCAATTC TTCTGTGTGGAGTGGATTGTTTGCTGAAGAATTCAAACAGATTGAGAAAGATGTAACAAATTACCTGGGCACCCTGAGACGCGGAATGAAAGAAAGTCATTTGAAGGTCTTCATGGAGCAATTGTCAA ATGACTTATTGAAAGCCATGGATCAAGAAACGTTGCGAACCCTTGCCATGCAAAGAGTGCAGCAGCTAATCCTTAACCCAGAGTCGCGGTCGCTGACGGTGTTTCCTCTTCCTGGAATGTTGTCTTCTGTTAGCAACTCACAGAGTACAACCATTCCACAGCCTTGGCTTCATTCGAGCAGTGCTTCCGACAGTGGTAATAGCActattctttttattcaacCAATTGGAACCCAATCATTAAACCTCTTCTGTTATCGAGTAGACAGTAGCCAAGCACAAGCAAATGTTTTCCCAACACAGCCGAGAGCGTTCCTCTGTCCCCTTAGTTCAGCATACCCGCCAGCTCCCATCTACTATCGCCGACTTACTATCGGCACTG GTGCCGACATGGATTTAAGCTTATCTTCCTATGGCACGTGCAAATATGTTTCCGGACATCACGCCACCGTGTTCTATGACGAG ATGTCGAGGCATTTCGAGCTACTCAATTACAGCGAACACGGGACAGTTGTTGATAACGTCGTATATTGCTGCGATCTAGATATTGATGTAACCGCTAAATCGGAGGCGGACAGtgccaaagaaaaggaaaggaatCAATCATTCCAAGGCTTAGATGACATAACGAGACGTTGTGATAAAATGACCACTTCACTTACGGAATCaaatgaa ACTTCTCATTGCGGTTGCCGTATCGATGTCAGCTCTCTTAGCTCAGCAGGCAAAAATGGAGGATGGGAAGGGACTGGTCTACTCACACATGGCTCTCACATTAAGTTCGGATGCATGCAGTTCATTTTGTGCATAAGCAACACCAACGAGAAACCTCGTTTTATTCATCATTAA
- the LOC130691826 gene encoding PHD finger protein 12-like isoform X2 yields the protein MANSQYDLDLSGGLMPQIQALLAPPLLEDISKEKRKDGLALHPYYRRPGRGHNRDSCDACKEGGELICCDSCPASFHLQCHDPPLEETDLPRGLWNCHSCRVKKAQDAAYALTHSIEVDDGADSDSSKNGKRSNNSTSSSTMQLLSAGQGVPEKIAGRRRTNNSDDVDVETPGVSSEKSSDREEVFENAGKVSFFGPLIKVAASMNPQQFELPPELVEPIPFPGSSKSCTSKKTGPGLKKKSHELDNGLVPLPLRACFYCSKSCRKAPMVACDFCPLVFHLDCLDPPLVCMPVGKWMCPNHPQNIEYKLLPDSRLTERVKFWSFLQKPIDHETVKINFLRKVNRKHPPFRRKVPLPGRPRMRVPLIIKNQYKHPPLLPARLTGTQPFHWSPVLPETRRSLKPFGRDESSDEEDKNEEQPQPHEEAHQIAAECKKMLSNEGEAMEEADTVLPERKNKESVEGSNSSVWSGLFAEEFKQIEKDVTNYLGTLRRGMKESHLKVFMEQLSNDLLKAMDQETLRTLAMQRVQQLILNPESRSLTVFPLPGMLSSVSNSQSTTIPQPWLHSSSASDSDSSQAQANVFPTQPRAFLCPLSSAYPPAPIYYRRLTIGTGADMDLSLSSYGTCKYVSGHHATVFYDEMSRHFELLNYSEHGTVVDNVVYCCDLDIDVTAKSEADSAKEKERNQSFQGLDDITRRCDKMTTSLTESNETSHCGCRIDVSSLSSAGKNGGWEGTGLLTHGSHIKFGCMQFILCISNTNEKPRFIHH from the exons ATGGCTAATTCTCAATATGATCTCGACCTCTCTGGTGGATTAATGCCT CAAATACAAGCTCTGCTTGCCCCACCTTTATTGGAAgacatttcaaaagaaaaacggaaagatGGTTTGGCATTACATCCCTACTACAGAAGACCAGGAAGAGGTCATAACCGAGATAGTTGTGATGCCTGCAAAGAGGGAGGTGAACTCATTTGCTGTGACTCTTGCCCAGCTTCTTTTCACCTTCAATGCCA TGATCCTCCATTGGAAGAGACTGATTTACCCAGAGGTCTATGGAACTGTCACAGTTGTCGTGTTAAGAAG GCTCAAGATGCTGCATATGCCCTTACTCATTCTATAGAGGTAGATGATGGGGCAGACTCTGATTCCagcaaaaatggaaaaagatcAAACAATTCAACATCAAGTTCAACAATGCAGCTGTTATCTGCTGGGCAAGGAGTACCTGAGAAGATTGCAGGTCGCCGTCGAACAAACAATTCCGATGATGTGGATGTAGAAACTCCTGGAGTAAGCTCGGAAAAATCGAGTGATAGGGAGGAAGTCTTTGAAAATGCGGGAAAGGTTTCGTTTTTTGGTCCACTCATCAAAGTAGCAGCATCCATGAATCCACAACAGTTTGAGCTACCGCCTGAGCTTGTAGAACCTATCCCGTTCCCAG gTTCCAGCAAATCATGCACTTCAAAAAAGACAGGACCTGGGCTTAAAAAGAAGTCGCATGAACTTGATAACGGACTTGTGCCGTTACCTTTGCGAGCGTGCTTCTATTGCAGCAA GAGTTGCCGCAAGGCGCCAATGGTCGCGTGTGACTTTTGCCCCCTGGTTTTCCATTTAGATTGTCTGGATCCTCCGCTTGTTTGCATGCCAGTTGGAAAGTGGATGTGCCCAAATCATCCTCAAAATATT GAGTATAAGTTGTTGCCGGATTCTCGACTTACTGAACGCGTCAAATTTTGGTCGTTTTTGCAGAAACCTATTGATCATGAAACtgttaaaattaattttctgcGTAAAGTAAACCGAAAACATCCACCCTTTCGTCGGAAGGTACCTCTGCCAGGCCGACCTCGTATGAGA GTGCCATTGATAATCAAGAATCAGTACAAGCATCCTCCTCTGCTTCCCGCTCGTCTGACAGGGACGCAACCATTCCATTGGTCGCCCGTTCTTCCTGAAACACGAAGG AGTTTGAAGCCTTTCGGAAGGGATGAATCAAGTGACGAGGAagataaaaatgaagaacaacCCCAGCCTCATGAAGAGGCTCACCAAATAGCAGCAGAATGTAAGAAAATGCTTTCGAACGAAGGCGAAGCCATGGAAGAAGCTGATACTGTGTTACctgaacgaaaaaataaagaatcggTTGAAGGGTCCAATTC TTCTGTGTGGAGTGGATTGTTTGCTGAAGAATTCAAACAGATTGAGAAAGATGTAACAAATTACCTGGGCACCCTGAGACGCGGAATGAAAGAAAGTCATTTGAAGGTCTTCATGGAGCAATTGTCAA ATGACTTATTGAAAGCCATGGATCAAGAAACGTTGCGAACCCTTGCCATGCAAAGAGTGCAGCAGCTAATCCTTAACCCAGAGTCGCGGTCGCTGACGGTGTTTCCTCTTCCTGGAATGTTGTCTTCTGTTAGCAACTCACAGAGTACAACCATTCCACAGCCTTGGCTTCATTCGAGCAGTGCTTCCGACAGTG ACAGTAGCCAAGCACAAGCAAATGTTTTCCCAACACAGCCGAGAGCGTTCCTCTGTCCCCTTAGTTCAGCATACCCGCCAGCTCCCATCTACTATCGCCGACTTACTATCGGCACTG GTGCCGACATGGATTTAAGCTTATCTTCCTATGGCACGTGCAAATATGTTTCCGGACATCACGCCACCGTGTTCTATGACGAG ATGTCGAGGCATTTCGAGCTACTCAATTACAGCGAACACGGGACAGTTGTTGATAACGTCGTATATTGCTGCGATCTAGATATTGATGTAACCGCTAAATCGGAGGCGGACAGtgccaaagaaaaggaaaggaatCAATCATTCCAAGGCTTAGATGACATAACGAGACGTTGTGATAAAATGACCACTTCACTTACGGAATCaaatgaa ACTTCTCATTGCGGTTGCCGTATCGATGTCAGCTCTCTTAGCTCAGCAGGCAAAAATGGAGGATGGGAAGGGACTGGTCTACTCACACATGGCTCTCACATTAAGTTCGGATGCATGCAGTTCATTTTGTGCATAAGCAACACCAACGAGAAACCTCGTTTTATTCATCATTAA
- the LOC130691864 gene encoding F-box/WD repeat-containing protein lin-23-like, translating into MPLEIAKMVGDSERPKCDIEFIGVTNDRLFTSSESGNVMVWNKEDLKAVGELDAKQCPICCIAVKGNQLYAGTSGGNIVVWDIETATVIRELNEHQGSVAKIRVVGDLVVSGDTEGKVLVWQGDTLIHLYETGEEVWDFDLADDHLYSIRDRDLIVQKIHKTEHGHKLTTTKTLEARGPMCRLDGSIAVLSRDGMDIHIMEDDKLQFKRIGIIKGQDRMINALAYSQQPKKTHLYSGGWDNTVRSYDLETFTPLSVVELGQAVNCIRPDPSSSGHIFVGGNNGLLCKILDR; encoded by the exons ATGCCACTAGAAATTGCGAAAATGGTGGGCGATTCCGAACGACCAAAATGCGATATTGAATTTATCGGCGTCACAAACGATCGTTTGTTCACATCGAGCGAAAGTGGAAATGTCATG GTATGGAACAAGGAAGATTTGAAAGCGGTGGGCGAATTGGATGCTAAACAGTGCCCCATCTGCTGCATCGCCGTTAAGGGCAACCAACTTTATGCTGGTACGTCTGGTGGTAATATTGTTGTCTGGGATATCGAGACGGCCACTGTTATCAGGGAGTTAAACGAGCATCAAGGAAGCGTAGCCAAGATACGTGTAGTAGGGGACTTGGTCGTTTCAGGCGACACCGAAGGCAAG GTTCTCGTGTGGCAAGGTGACACGTTAATTCACCTGTACGAAACAGGTGAAGAAGTCTGGGACTTTGACCTTGCCGACGATCATCTCTATTCTATCCGTGACCGAGACCTCATCGTCCAAAAGATCCACAAAACGGAGCATGGCCACAAATTGACTACTACCAAAACGTTGGAAGCTCGTGGTCCAATGTGTCGGCTGGACGGCAGCATCGCCGTACTTAGCCGAGACGGAATGGATATCCACATCATGGAAGATGATAAACTCCAATTTAAGCGAATTGGTATCATCAAG GGTCAAGACCGCATGATCAACGCTTTGGCGTACAGCCAACAGCCAAAGAAGACTCACCTGTATTCGGGCGGATGGGACAACACGGTTCGCAGTTACGACCTCGAGACTTTCACCCCTCTGTCTGTAGTCGAATTGGGTCAGGCAGTCAATTGCATCCGGCCCGACCCCTCTAGCAGTGGCCACATCTTCGTCGGCGGCAATAATGGCCTTTTGTGCAAGATCCTCGACAGATGA
- the LOC130691880 gene encoding uncharacterized protein LOC130691880 isoform X2, with the protein MQSLRLLCLIGLVAGIHCGLVRRDLGHKGGSSYGAPPASSYGAVPPAPTYGAAPVSTYVASNYGAPVYYEEDDKPDLKAKLEEFKSKIIGHLGYMKGSILAAKGKMMLKKAQHYQQKGEKLVGIGESLKALKPEKEEKHKHHEPSYAPIYSPPAPVYSPPASGYSG; encoded by the exons ATGCAGAGCTTAAGATTGCTGTGCTTGATCGGTTTGGTGGCGGGCATTCATTGCGGTCTGGTCCGACGCGACTTGGGCCACAAGGGCGGAAGCAGCTATGGCGCTCCACCGGCATCAAGCTATGGAGCCGTACCTCCAGCACCCACTTATGGAGCTGCTCCAGTATCCACTTATGTTGCATCAAACTACGGCGCTCCCGTCTATTACGAAGAGGATGACAAG CCGGATCTGAAAGCCAAACTCGAGGAGTTCAAGAGCAAAATCATCGGTCATCTCGGTTACATGAAGGGCTCCATCCTGGCGGCCAAGGGCAAAATGATGTTGAAGAAAGCTCAACACTACCAACAGAAGGGCGAGAAATTGGTAGGAATCGGTGAGTCTCTGAAAGCTTTGAAACCAGAGAAAGAGGAGAAGCATAAACACCACGAGCCGAGCTACGCTCCGATCTACTCGCCACCAGCTCCCGTCTACTCGCCACCGGCTTCCGGTTATTCCGGTTAG
- the LOC130691880 gene encoding uncharacterized protein LOC130691880 isoform X1, giving the protein MMSLRLLCLIGLVAGIHCGLVRRDLGHKGGSSYGAPPASSYGAVPPAPTYGAAPVSTYVASNYGAPVYYEEDDKPDLKAKLEEFKSKIIGHLGYMKGSILAAKGKMMLKKAQHYQQKGEKLVGIGESLKALKPEKEEKHKHHEPSYAPIYSPPAPVYSPPASGYSG; this is encoded by the exons atgatg AGCTTAAGATTGCTGTGCTTGATCGGTTTGGTGGCGGGCATTCATTGCGGTCTGGTCCGACGCGACTTGGGCCACAAGGGCGGAAGCAGCTATGGCGCTCCACCGGCATCAAGCTATGGAGCCGTACCTCCAGCACCCACTTATGGAGCTGCTCCAGTATCCACTTATGTTGCATCAAACTACGGCGCTCCCGTCTATTACGAAGAGGATGACAAG CCGGATCTGAAAGCCAAACTCGAGGAGTTCAAGAGCAAAATCATCGGTCATCTCGGTTACATGAAGGGCTCCATCCTGGCGGCCAAGGGCAAAATGATGTTGAAGAAAGCTCAACACTACCAACAGAAGGGCGAGAAATTGGTAGGAATCGGTGAGTCTCTGAAAGCTTTGAAACCAGAGAAAGAGGAGAAGCATAAACACCACGAGCCGAGCTACGCTCCGATCTACTCGCCACCAGCTCCCGTCTACTCGCCACCGGCTTCCGGTTATTCCGGTTAG
- the LOC130691843 gene encoding prenylcysteine oxidase 1-like, which yields MFPISFCIQLSFLILLLINDSQQTLDPAEPRIAIIGAGISGTSAAYFLSKTPGLNPKIDVYSKDPVGGRMATINIQGYDFETGGSILHPRNRYMKQFAEQFGFKQKKGISGKFGLYDGSGFVYSEGDWNVLNVASLLWRYGFSLVKVNTLIGDMLNQFERIYNVQDDGYAFSNVVDLLSAMDPSFNLMLERTLEEGLKQVGISSLFIDELANAIMRVNYGQSTDAHQFVGSVSLAGAETGLWSLRGGNKKIPHALLNASRANFHDEEVEAIHLNTDGRFSLRFKENDEMPSYDAVILATPITNDTSSFGFENFPRQFHFPGRYHQTICTMVQGEVNHKTFGFADASSVIDDIFTINRTLFFNSLARNYPVDMDDGEGDAPPVWKVFSNEPLTKEELNILFSSINETYTIHWKAYPEYDGTISSGNFTLHPGLYHINTLEFAASAMEMGVIGARNVAMLAASHLGVDIQDRKAQSFHIEL from the exons ATGtttccaatttcattttgcattCAGCTCTCCTTCCTAATTCTTTTGCTGATTAATGATTCTCAGCAAACACTGGACCCGGCTGAACCGCGAATTG CAATTATTGGAGCTGGTATCAGTGGAACTTCTGCTGCTTATTTTCTAAGTAAGACCCCTGGGCTCAATCCGAAAATTGATGTCTATTCAAAAGACCCAGTGGGTGGGCGAATGGCAACCATCAACATTCAAGGATATGATTTTGAAACTGGAGGATCAATACTCCATCCGAGAAATCGATACATGAAGCAATTTGCAGAACAATTTG gtttcaaacaaaagaaaggcatCAGTGGGAAATTTGGACTTTATGATGGTTCTGGCTTTGTATACAGTGAAGGTGATTGGAATGTCCTGAATGTGGCTTCCCTGCTCTGGCGCTATGGCTTCAGTCTCGTCAAAGTGAATACCCTAATAGGAGATATGTTGAATCAGTTTGAAAG AATCTATAACGTGCAAGACGACGGGTATGCCTTTTCAAACGTTGTCGATCTGTTGTCTGCCATGGATCCTTCTTTCAACTTGATGTTGGAGCGTACATTGGAAGAGGGTCTGAAACAAGTGGGCATATCTAGTCTGTTCATTGACGAATTGGCAAATGCCATCATGCGAGTTAACTATGGGCAGTCGACAGATGCCCATCAGTTCGTGG GAAGTGTTTCCTTAGCCGGAGCAGAAACTGGCCTCTGGTCGCTCCGCGGTGGCAACAAGAAGATTCCACATGCCTTACTAAATGCTTCGAGAGCTAATTTCCATGATGAAGAAGTAGAAGCCATCCATTTGAATACTGATGGACGATTCAGCCTACGATTCAAAGAGAATGACGAAATGCCCTCATACGACGCTGTGATATTGGCCACACCAATAACAAATGATACGTCATCGTTTGGGTTTGAAAACTTTCCTCGCCAGTTCCATTTCCCCGGCCGTTATCACCAGACTATTTGTACCATGGTCCAAGGGGAAGTCAACCACAAAACATTTGGCTTCGCTGATGCGAGTTCAGTTATTGACGACATCTTCACCATCAACCGAACGCTGTTCTTCAATTCTCTAGCCAGAAACTATCCAGTTGACATGGATGATGGTGAAGGAGATGCCCCACCGGTCTGGAAAGTGTTTTCTAACGAGCCTCTCACGAAAGAAGAGCTCAACATCCTGTTTTCATCCATTAATGAAACCTATACGATTCATTGGAAAGCCTACCCGGAATACGATGGAACCATATCTTCAGGAAATTTCACTTTGCACCCTGGTCTTTACCATATCAACACACTTGAATTTGCCGCATCAGCCATGGAAATGGGAGTCATTGGTGCAAGAAACGTAGCGATGCTGGCAGCTAGTCACCTTGGTGTCGATATACAGGATCGGAAGGCTCAAAGTTTCCATATTGAGTTGTAA